The sequence CCCGTCGACCACGTGCAGATCGGTCCGGCACACCGCGCACGCTTGAACGCGCAGGCGCACTTCGCCCGGACCGGGTTGAGGCAGCGGCCGCGTTTCCAGCCGCAGTGGCTGGCCTGGCGCGTGCAGAACCATGGCGCGCAGGCTTGCGGGTGTGGGCGCCTGTGTCATCGGCAAGCTGCCTCGCTCCACCTGTGGCGCCGGGTACGCCAGACGGTCCGAAAACTCGCCTCGTCTGCCTGCAGCTGGCTGAACGTGCCTCCGGTCAGCGTGCCGGTCTTGCCGGTGCACGACAGGTCCAAGGCGAACAGCAACGAGACATGAGGTCCATCAACGCAATCCCGGCGAAGACGACGCCGCATGGCCGGGCGGTTCACATGCTCAAGGCGCTTGAAGGCGGCTGATGTACTCGAGCAGCACGAGGATGCGGGCACGCACCAGCTCGGCCGAGTCGTAGCTGCCGCGGGCCTCCCTCAATTGCTGGGCATCGTCGATCCGGTACTCACGACCCCAGACCGGCATGTCGCGCGAGCCGTGGCTGGGCACACCCGCGCCATCAATGACGCCATAGAGACGGTTGATCGGCAAGACACCCTGGTTCTTCTTCGCCAACTGCGTCAGGTCGGGCGGACTCTTGCGCAGCAGCTCGCCCAGCGGGCCATTGCCCTTGCCGTCGGTGCCGTGGCAACTGGCGCAGTTGTTGACAAACTCCTGCCTGCCCGGATCGAACGTGGCCTGCTGTGCCGAAACGGCTCCCACGCCGAGCAGAACGGCACACGCGAGGAATCCTCTCTGGATGGTTTTCATGGATTGGCTCCTTTGATGATTTGGTGTGGTGGTCGGCCTGCACTGAATGAATCCGCGCAAGCCGGAACACATGCTAGGTCGCGGCCGGATCGTCTCGATTGAGGTGACTCAATGGCGCCCGATCCCTGCAGACAGGTTGAGCCTGCGCAACGCAAGGCGTTGGGCAAAGAGGTACCTTCCTTTGCTCGCAGCTTGCGTCTTCAAAGGAATGACCATGCAGACCCACGGCTCCATCCTGCTGCACATCGACAGCTCGGCCGGCACGCCGGCGCGCATCAAGCTGGCACGCCAGATGGCCGACGATTTCGGGGTCGAGGTCACCGGCCAGCCCTGCGTCTTGACGGCACTGGTGCGCTACCCCTTCGCCATGGAAGGTGCAGCAGCCGCCATCTCACTGATGCAGGACCTGGACAGGGAAAGCAACGAAAAGATGCACACCAGTTTCCTGTTGCTCACCGGGGGTCACGGTCGACTGCACTGGGCCGAACCGCTGGCCGACGGACCCTGGGGCTTTGCGCGGCAGGCACTGTATGCCGACCTGATGATCCTGGGTCAGCCCGACCCGGACGACCCATCGGCCGGCGAGTTGCCAGCGGACTTTGTGTCCACCACATTGCTGGAAAGCGGGCGGCCGGCCCTGGTGCTGCCCTGCACCGGTGCGAGCGCCCCGGCAGGTGGTGTGGTGCTGGTGGCGTGGAAGGAAACCCGGGAAGCGGCTCGAGCCTTGTCAGCCTCCCTGCCCTGGCTGCAACGGTCGAAGCAAGTGCATGCGGTGTGCTTCGGGGAAGGAAGTGGTTCAGCCCTGCATTCGCTGCAAAGCTACCTCCAGTCCCACGGAGTGGGCATCACTGCGCATGCGGGCGGCATCGAAGACGGCGAGGTTGGCAACCGCCTGCTGTCACTG is a genomic window of Hydrogenophaga sp. RAC07 containing:
- a CDS encoding c-type cytochrome; translation: MKTIQRGFLACAVLLGVGAVSAQQATFDPGRQEFVNNCASCHGTDGKGNGPLGELLRKSPPDLTQLAKKNQGVLPINRLYGVIDGAGVPSHGSRDMPVWGREYRIDDAQQLREARGSYDSAELVRARILVLLEYISRLQAP
- a CDS encoding universal stress protein, with the translated sequence MQTHGSILLHIDSSAGTPARIKLARQMADDFGVEVTGQPCVLTALVRYPFAMEGAAAAISLMQDLDRESNEKMHTSFLLLTGGHGRLHWAEPLADGPWGFARQALYADLMILGQPDPDDPSAGELPADFVSTTLLESGRPALVLPCTGASAPAGGVVLVAWKETREAARALSASLPWLQRSKQVHAVCFGEGSGSALHSLQSYLQSHGVGITAHAGGIEDGEVGNRLLSLATDVDADLLVMGCYGHGRAREWVLGGATRTVLKTMTLPVLMAH